From the genome of Vigna angularis cultivar LongXiaoDou No.4 chromosome 11, ASM1680809v1, whole genome shotgun sequence, one region includes:
- the LOC108332510 gene encoding uncharacterized protein LOC108332510 produces the protein MSKESRPVPRRESPWGITGDNHPEPKAHRCNDRVEDVIQACFEGNPFKTVPGPFKLFWQCMRSKPGEEPTEPYTYLDFDPPKREANLEKPDQ, from the exons ATGAGTAAAGAATCAAGACCGGTGCCGAGGAGAGAGAGTCCATGGGGAATCACTGGAGACAATCATCCTGAACCCAAAGCTCACCGTTGCAACGACCGTGTTGAGGATGTTATCCAG GCTTGCTTTGAGGGAAACCCATTCAAGACTGTTCCGGGACCTTTCAAGCTCTTCTGGCAGTGCATGCGTTCAAAACCTGG TGAGGAACCTACAGAACCATATACTTATCTAGATTTTGATCCTCCAAAGAGAGAGGCGAATCTTGAGAAACCTGATCAGTAG
- the LOC108332889 gene encoding uncharacterized protein LOC108332889 — MAEFVRKTQSEKMDEMLHNMSLVISKMDDLNLRLSALENHPPSPPPSPLPFSSPVNHRHFLKLDVPRFDGSDPHEEERITVASFYLDGPALAWFQWMYRNGQIHSWPQLLQALEICFAPTAFDDPRGKLFKLTQTSSVAAYLSEFETLANRIVGLQPQFLLSCFISGLKPEIRREVLSQQPQTLSQASGLARLHEEKFQDLTRLIRQRSGPGPLSLLTRSPTTPLVPLVPLKQLPPLLPAPPPRTRFKQLTEAEMADRRERGLCFNCDQKFSRNHRCPARYMLLVAEEDNDSCKSSLHAPILEPNPPDPVSPVITDDPNQAQLCLNALSGFGAPETLRVSGQIDQFQVTVLVDGGSTHNFIQEVVANFLGLSRSPISVLKVMVGSGEVLPCTEVCTRVKLMIQGHNFQVDLYILGMTGSAIVLGAQWLKQLGPILMDYQNLTMQFNHPNGLIVLKGQTISPHEPISFHQLKRVLHSDPTAQFFSLSVTPQPDTSLPLPTLAHEHIPLQLLLHKYHFLFTEPSSLPPKRFSDHFIPLLPNSTPVNVRPYRYPQSQKI, encoded by the exons ATGGCGGAATTCGTTCGGAAGACCCAGTCGGAAAAAATGGATGAGATGCTCCATAACATGTCTCTTGTCATCTCCAAGATGGATGACCTAAATCTCCGCCTTTCCGCCCTGGAAAACCATCCCCCTTCTCCACCTCCTTCtcctcttccattttcttcaCCTGTTAATCATCGGCATTTTCTCAAGCTGGATGTGCCCCGTTTTGATGGTTCTGACCCCCATG AGGAAGAACGGATCACTGTCGCGTCATTCTACCTCGACGGACCTGCTCTTGCGTGGTTTCAGTGGATGTACCGCAATGGACAAATTCATTCTTGGCCACAATTACTGCAAGCTTTAGAGATCTGTTTTGCGCCGACCGCTTTCGATGATCCTCGAGGTAAGCTTTTCAAGTTAACTCAAACTTCCTCTGTTGCTGCTTATCTGAGTGAGTTCGAGACTCTTGCTAATCGGATTGTTGGGTTGCAACCCCAATTTCTTTTGAGCTGTTTTATTTCTGGGTTAAAACCAGAAATCCGCCGTGAGGTGCTTTCACAACAGCCTCAAACGCTTTCTCAAGCCTCTGGGTTAGCTCGTCTTCATGAGGAAAAGTTTCAGGATCTAACTCGTCTTATTCGACAGCGTAGTGGTCCCGGACCGTTGTCGTTGCTGACCCGGTCACCCACTACTCCTCTGGTACCTTTAGTTCCTCTGAAGCAGTTGCCACCTCTCTTACCGGCTCCCCCTCCGCGCACACGCTTTAAGCAATTAACTGAGGCAGAGATGGCTGATCGACGAGAGCGTGGTTTGTGTTTCAATTGCGACCAAAAATTCTCACGCAATCATCGTTGTCCTGCACGTTACATGCTGTTGGTTGCTGAAGAGGATAATGACTCATGCAAATCTTCTTTGCATGCTCCAATTTTGGAACCCAACCCACCAGATCCTGTTTCACCCGTTATCACTGATGATCCGAATCAGGCCCAACTTTGTTTGAATGCTTTGTCGGGCTTTGGGGCTCCCGAAACGCTGCGGGTCTCAGGTCAGATTGACCAATTTCAGGTAACAGTTTTGGTTGATGGGGGCAGTACCCATAATTTCATCCAAGAAGTAGTGGCTAACTTTTTGGGCCTATCTCGTAGCCCAATTTCAGTTTTGAAAGTTATGGTAGGAAGCGGTGAAGTTCTACCATGCACTGAAGTATGTACAAGGGTGAAATTAATGATACAGGGGCATAATTTTCAGGTGGATTTATACATATTGGGAATGACGGGGTCTGCTATTGTTTTAGGGGCCCAATGGCTGAAACAACTGGGTCCAATTCTCATGGACTACCAAAACCTTACTATGCAGTTTAACCATCCTAATGGTCTTATTGTGTTGAAGGGCCAGACTATTTCCCCTCATGAACCTATCTCTTTTCACCAATTAAAACGTGTCCTTCATTCAGACCCTACAGCACAATTCTTCTCTCTTAGCGTCACGCCACAACCTGATACATCTTTACCCCTCCCTACCCTCGCACATGAACACATTCCACTCCAACTTCTCCTACACAAATACCATTTCCTTTTTACTGAACCTTCTTCTCTCCCTCCTAAAAGGTTTTCTGATCACTTCATTCCATTACTCCCAAACTCTACCCCGGTCAATGTTCGACCATACCGCTACCCACAATCCCAGAAAATTTAG
- the LOC108334319 gene encoding homeobox-leucine zipper protein HDG2, whose protein sequence is MPAGIMIPARNMPSMIGRNGSVGGFGLSSGLSLGQIENHKGPESQRSVEMFQPNLMEAGQLLPLDMPQNTSESDVPRIREDDFDSATKSGSENQEGASGEDQDPRPNKKKRYHRHTQHQIQEMEAFFKECPHPDDKQRKELSRELGLEPLQVKFWFQNKRTQIKTQHERHENTQLRTENDKLRTDNMRFREALGNASCPNCGGPTAIGEMSFDEHHLRLENARLREEIDRISAIAAKYVGKPVVSYPLLSPSSVPPRPLELGIGGGFGGQPAGIGGDMYGGAAGDLLRSISGPTEADKPIIIELAVAAMEELIGMAQMSDPLWLTTLDGTTTVLNEDEYIRSFPRGIGPKPAGFKCEASRETAVVIMNHVSLVEILMDVNQWSTVFSGIVSRAMTLEVLSTGVAGNYNGALQVMTAELQVPSPLVPTRESYFVRYCKQHGDGTWAVVDVSLDNLRPSPSARCRRRPSGCLIQEMPNGYSKIIWVEHVEVDDRGVHNLYKQLVSSGHAFGAKRWIATLDRQCERLACAMATNIPTVDVGVITNQDGRKSMLKLAERMVISFCAGVSASTAHTWTTLSGTGADDVRVMTRKSVDDPGRPPGIVLSAATSFWLPVSPKRVFEFLRDENSRSEWDILSNGGVVQEMAHIANGRDTGNCVSLLRVNSANSSQSNMLILQESCADSTGSFVIYAPVDIVAMNVVLNGGDPDYVALLPSGFAILPDGTTAHGGSIGDTGNGGSLLTVAFQILVDSVPTAKLSLGSVATVNNLIACTVERIKTALSGEVA, encoded by the exons ATGCCAGCTGGTATTATGATTCCAGCAAGAAACATGCCCTCGATGATCGGAAGAAACGGCAGCGTTGGTGGCTTTGGATTATCTTCGGGGCTCTCTCTTGGCCAG ATTGAAAACCATAAGGGTCCGGAATCTCAAAGATCTGTAGAAATGTTCCAGCCAAACCTGATGGAAGCTGGTCAACTTCTCCCTTTGGACATGCCCCAGAACACTTCAGAGAGCGATGTCCCAAGAATCCGCGAAGATGACTTTGACAGTGCCACCAAGTCAGGAAGTGAAAACCAAGAAGGTGCTTCCGGTGAAGACCAAGACCCTCGTCCCAACAAGAAGAAACGCTACCACCGCCACACTCAGCATCAGATCCAGGAAATGGAAGC GTTCTTTAAGGAGTGTCCGCACCCTGATGACAAGCAAAGGAAGGAGCTGAGTAGAGAGTTAGGGTTAGAGCCTTTGCAAGTTAAGTTTTGGTTTCAGAACAAGCGCACTCAGATAAAG ACACAGCATGAACGCCATGAGAACACACAGCTCCGAACTGAAAACGACAAGCTTCGAACTGATAACATGAGGTTCAGGGAAGCTCTCGGCAATGCCTCCTGTCCTAATTGTGGAGGACCAACAGCTATAGGGGAAATGTCATTCGATGAACATCACTTGAGGCTTGAAAATGCTCGCCTCAGAGAAGAG ATTGACAGGATTTCTGCAATTGCTGCAAAGTACGTGGGGAAGCCTGTGGTGAGTTATCCACTCCTTTCTCCTTCGTCTGTTCCTCCTCGTCCACTTGAGCTTGGGATTGGAGGTGGTTTTGGTGGCCAGCCTGCGGGCATTGGTGGAGACATGTACGGTGGAGCTGCAGGAGATCTTCTTAGGTCAATCAGTGGACCTACTGAGGCTGATAAACCCATCATAATAGAGCTTGCTGTTGCAGCTATGGAGGAACTCATTGGAATGGCGCAAATGAGTGATCCTCTTTGGTTGACTACTCTGGATGGCACAACCACTGTTCTCAATGAAGATGAATACATCAGGTCTTTTCCTAGAGGAATTGGTCCTAAACCAGCTGGTTTCAAGTGTGAAGCTTCACGAGAAACTGCAGTTGTTATCATGAATCACGTTAGCCTTGTTGAGATTCTCATGGACGTG AACCAATGGTCCACAGTGTTCTCTGGCATTGTCTCAAGAGCAATGACTTTGGAGGTGTTATCAACTGGGGTGGCAGGAAACTACAACGGTGCATTGCAAGTG ATGACAGCAGAATTACAAGTACCTTCACCCCTGGTGCCAACTCGAGAGAGCTATTTTGTAAGATATTGTAAGCAGCATGGTGATGGGACTTGGGCTGTAGTGGACGTATCCTTGGATAATTTGCGTCCTAGTCCCTCAGCCAGATGTAGAAGAAGACCTTCAGGCTGCTTAATTCAAGAAATGCCCAATGGCTACTCAAAG ATCATATGGGTTGAGCATGTTGAGGTGGATGATAGAGGTGTTCACAATCTATACAAACAGCTTGTTAGTTCTGGGCATGCATTTGGTGCAAAACGTTGGATTGCCACCTTGGATAGACAATGTGAAAGGCTTGCTTGCGCCATGGCAACAAACATACCCACAGTAGATGTTggag TGATAACAAACCAAGATGGGAGGAAGAGTATGCTGAAACTGGCAGAGAGAATGGTTATAAGTTTTTGTGCTGGAGTGAGTGCATCCACTGCACACACATGGACAACACTCTCTGGAACTGGAGCTGATGATGTAAGGGTCATGACACGTAAGAGTGTTGATGACCCAGGAAGGCCTCCTGGCATTGTTCTCAGTGCTGCAACTTCTTTTTGGCTCCCAGTGTCACCAAAAAGGGTTTTTGAATTCCTCCGTGATGAGAACTCCAGAAGTGAG TGGGATATTCTTTCTAATGGAGGAGTTGTCCAAGAAATGGCACACATTGCCAATGGAAGAGACACAGGAAACTGTGTCTCTCTACTTCGTGTGAAT AGTGCGAATTCAAGCCAGAGTAACATGTTGATATTGCAAGAGAGTTGCGCAGACTCAACGGGTTCATTTGTGATATATGCTCCAGTAGATATTGTGGCAATGAACGTGGTTCTGAATGGAGGAGACCCTGATTACGTGGCCCTTCTTCCTTCAGGATTTGCTATTCTCCCAGATGGGACCACTGCACATGGAGGAAGCATAGGTGACACTGGAAATGGTGGATCTCTTTTGACTGTAGCCTTCCAAATCTTGGTTGATTCAGTTCCAACTGCAAAACTCTCTCTTGGATCTGTTGCCACTGTTAACAATCTTATTGCCTGCACTGTTGAGAGAATTAAGACTGCTTTATCTGGTGAAGTTGCTTGA